In Phlebotomus papatasi isolate M1 chromosome 1, Ppap_2.1, whole genome shotgun sequence, the following proteins share a genomic window:
- the LOC129809468 gene encoding inactive peptidyl-prolyl cis-trans isomerase shutdown-like: MSEICMKDGVLTGNYQNINDLIAGNSFQLRVENQEQFFDSDDDGEFEETDLDKYEEACEKWRKADFVDKSFDEVRASMTEIGMDIYKKVMLEGFGEPIPMENAKVTLVYSVFFEKKAIPVDSTLLTGKNFSFITGKNAGLLIGIEHAVMSMKAQEQAQFIVPWQLLYGEYGVPPRIPPKQDGLILIRIISVQPGCGPVEMSEGEMKNFSNVKKKVEELRQKGRQSSQASRYSSAIRAYNEATKILEKVETFNDEEDEERNNLLVMMLINAGMMYNKLMQPKSACLRFNEAQRYYVKIPRELKGKLMFHKGRALRHLGEFQRARQCLTEAHRNSSDSGIAREIHLLDQEEAKYNDAMSKMMQKALNLQEKVKKTKVSNINEDFRVSFTETLRKFLSDDKVTKQTITEDITKEQRDIIDSILATEDNVMLHVLPTERTTRYCLVKKM; encoded by the exons ATGTCTGAAATTTGCATGAAAGACGGCGTCCTCACGGGCAACTACCAGAACATCAA CGACTTGATTGCCGGCAACTCTTTTCAGTTGCGTGTTGAGAATCAGGAGCAATTCTTTGATTCTGATGATGATGGGGAATTCGAGGAGACGGATTTGGACAAGTACGAAGAGGCATGTGAGAAGTGGAGAAAAGCTGACTTTGTGGATAAGTCTTTCGATGAGGTTCGAGCATCAATGACAGAGATTGGGATGGATATCTACAAGAAGGTTATGCTGGAGGGATTTGGTGAGCCAATTCCCATGGAAAATGCCAAAGTTACCCTGGTTTATTCGGtgtttttcgagaaaaaagcCATTCCCGTAGATTCTACCTTGCTCACAGGTAAGAATTTCTCTTTCATCACCGGCAAGAATGCCGGGCTTCTCATCGGAATAGAGCACGCTGTGATGTCCATGAAAGCTCAGGAACAGGCACAATTCATTGTACCATGGCAGCTTCTCTATGGTGAATATGGCGTACCACCGAGAATCCCACCAAAGCAGGATGGACTCATCCTCATTAGAATTATAAGTGTGCAGCCAGGATGTGGCCCAGTGGAAATGTCAGAGggtgaaatgaaaaatttttccaatgtcaAGAAAAAGGTAGAAGAACTCCGACAGAAAGGCCGTCAATCTTCTCAGGCAAGTCGCTATTCCTCAGCCATTCGTGCCTACAATGAAGCCACCAAGATCCTCGAGAAAGTCGAAACTTTCAATGACGAGGAGGACGAAGAGAGGAATAATTTGTTGGTGATGATGCTGATAAATGCCGGAATGATGTACAATAAACTCATGCAGCCAAAGAGTGCTTGTCTCCGGTTCAATGAGGCCCAAAGGTACTATGTAAAAATTCCCCGTGAGCTCAAGGGGAAACTGATGTTCCACAAAGGACGTGCCCTGAGACATCTTGGTGAATTTCAGCGAGCTCGTCAGTGTCTCACTGAGGCACATAGAAATTCTAGTGACAGTGGAATTGCCAGAGAAATACATCTTCTGGATCAGGAAGAAGCCAAATATAATGATGCTATGTCAAAAATGATGCAGAAAGCCCTGAATCTCCAGGAGAAAGTGAAGAAAACCAAAGTATCCAACATCAATGAAGACTTTAGGGTGTCCTTCACTGAGACACTCAGAAAGTTTCTCAGTGATGACAAAGTTACCAAACAAACTATTACTGAAGATATTACCAAGGAGCAAAGGGACATCATTGACAGTATTTTGGCAACGGAGGACAATGTAATGCTCCATGTGCTTCCAACTGAACGCACCACCAGATATTGCTTGGTCAAGAAGATGTAA
- the LOC129809474 gene encoding UPF0598 protein CG30010 has protein sequence MQCTKKKQLFLTSKFTVAMLGRIFRVKNNHQIIRKYASYVQGQSPEKGIREYFYFIDHEGRLYLDDARMKNFTSCFKDRKFLHFFFTRVKFNDFPRYTDTFPYLSPCGRERNFIRCDDLPIVYTHTMDDGMKLSFNHAGDLLTVPFQPDKIFMSPASGRVYHPAAERYGSIGLIRSKLAIEFSKYFDFLEGESQPPTHFTWNGQKYELDRKWVSTAITQKPL, from the exons ATGCAatgtaccaaaaaaaaacagctgtTTCTAACCTCAAAGTTTACTGTTGCGATGCTGGGAAGAATTTTTCGAGTGAAAAACAATCACCAAATAATCCGTAAATATGCGTCCTATGTACAAGGGCAATCCCCAGAGAAGGGTATCCGTGAATATTTCTACTTCATAGACCATGAAGGAAGA CTCTATTTGGATGATGCCAGGATGAAGAATTTCACATCTTGTTTCAAAGACAGGAAGTTTCTGCATTTCTTCTTCACACGAGTGAAATTCAATGACTTTCCTCGGTACACAGACACTTTTCCGTACTTGTCACCATGCGGTAGAGAACGCAATTTCATCCGCTGTGATGATCTCCCAATTGTTTACACCCACACAATGGACGATGGGATGAAGCTATCATTCAATCATGCTGGAGATCTACTCACAGTCCCCTTTCAGCCAGACAAAATCTTCATGTCACCTGCCTCAGGGAGAGTATATCATCCGGCAGCTGAGAGATATGGTTCTATCGGTTTAATTAGATCAAAATTGGCCATTGAGTTCAGCAAGTATTTTGACTTTCTGGAAGGCGAATCCCAACCGCCGACACATTTCACATGGAATGGGCAGAAATATGAGCTGGACAGGAAGTGGGTAAGCACAGCAATCACGCAAAAGCCACTGTAG